From Candidatus Manganitrophus morganii, the proteins below share one genomic window:
- the rsmB gene encoding 16S rRNA (cytosine(967)-C(5))-methyltransferase RsmB, with product MAESESRQEDLSALIDRYLTAYPMERRDRALLTELVYGILRQRGYLDWQIDHFSKVKKIHPAIRNILRLGLYQLLFLDKIPPSAAVNTSVELAKEEEGIAASRLVNGLLRNILRQKDHLPAPDPKGDPVTFISVATSHPDWMVRRWLAHWGREKTFQFCQSNNEVPPTTLRTNVLKIGREDLVKRLEAEGATVTLSTLSPHTLFVRGISVSSLPSYREGLFYVQDEGAQLISDLVDPQPGESLLDFCAAPGGKTTHLAELAGGRARVTATDINADRLHFIRENLSRLQTPGIEIETLAQATAAERRYDRILIDAPCSALGILRRIPEGKWRKKPSIIPDYAKEQRQILEQALNHLKVGGRLIYATCSTEPEENEEQTAAFEAAHPELKREDPRESLPEGARKYVDERNHFTTRFNSDKMDQFFAVRWIRIA from the coding sequence TTGGCTGAATCGGAATCGAGACAGGAAGATCTCAGTGCACTGATCGACCGTTATTTAACCGCCTATCCGATGGAGCGGCGCGATCGGGCGCTGTTGACCGAGCTGGTCTACGGCATCCTCCGCCAGCGAGGCTATCTCGACTGGCAGATCGATCATTTCTCCAAAGTCAAAAAAATCCACCCGGCGATTCGGAACATCCTTCGACTCGGGCTGTACCAGCTTCTGTTTCTTGACAAGATTCCTCCTTCCGCAGCAGTGAACACTTCGGTAGAGCTGGCGAAGGAGGAAGAGGGGATCGCCGCCTCCCGGCTGGTCAACGGTCTCCTACGAAACATCCTCCGACAGAAAGATCATCTCCCTGCGCCCGATCCGAAAGGCGATCCGGTCACGTTTATTTCGGTCGCCACCTCCCACCCGGATTGGATGGTCCGCCGATGGCTCGCACATTGGGGCCGGGAAAAAACATTCCAGTTCTGCCAATCCAATAACGAAGTCCCACCGACCACGCTTCGAACCAATGTCTTAAAGATTGGAAGAGAAGACCTGGTGAAGCGGCTGGAGGCGGAAGGGGCGACGGTCACCCTCTCAACGCTTTCTCCCCATACACTTTTTGTTCGAGGTATTTCTGTCTCCTCCCTTCCTTCTTATCGGGAGGGGCTTTTTTATGTTCAGGACGAAGGGGCACAATTGATCTCCGATCTGGTCGATCCGCAACCGGGAGAGAGCCTCCTCGATTTTTGTGCCGCGCCGGGAGGCAAGACGACCCATCTGGCCGAGTTAGCGGGCGGGCGGGCACGCGTGACGGCGACCGATATCAATGCCGATCGGCTTCATTTCATTCGGGAGAATCTCAGCCGTCTGCAGACACCCGGTATTGAGATAGAAACGCTCGCTCAGGCAACAGCCGCTGAACGGCGTTACGATCGCATTCTAATTGATGCCCCCTGTTCGGCCCTTGGAATTCTGCGGCGGATTCCCGAAGGGAAGTGGCGGAAGAAGCCGTCGATCATCCCCGACTATGCCAAGGAGCAGCGGCAGATTCTGGAGCAGGCGTTGAATCATCTAAAAGTCGGCGGCCGATTGATCTATGCAACCTGCTCCACCGAGCCGGAAGAAAATGAAGAGCAGACGGCGGCCTTTGAAGCGGCCCATCCGGAGCTAAAGAGAGAAGATCCCCGGGAGAGTCTTCCCGAAGGTGCCCGGAAGTATGTTGATGAGCGGAATCATTTTACAACGCGCTTCAATTCGGATAAAATGGACCAGTTTTTTGCCGTCCGTTGGATCCGCATCGCGTAG
- the htpX gene encoding zinc metalloprotease HtpX — protein MNALKTTFFLTLLTVLLVFAGKALGGNQGMVLAFGFALVMNGVSYWFSDKIVLKMYRAQPVTEADAPQLYNIVADLAMRAKMPMPKVYLIDNPTPNAFATGRNPSHAAVAVTTGIMRILNREELTGVLAHELSHVRHRDILISTVAATVAGAISMIANMAQWAMIFGGFGGRSDDREGGMSGLGAIVMIILAPIAAMMIQMAVSRSREFEADAGGAKLCGNPLWLAEALRKLHIGVQRVPMDANPATAHMFIVSPLRGGGMMSLFSTHPPMEERIARLEAMVYGRR, from the coding sequence GTGAACGCATTGAAAACAACCTTTTTCCTGACCCTATTAACGGTCCTGCTTGTGTTTGCGGGGAAGGCGTTGGGCGGAAATCAAGGGATGGTTCTGGCGTTTGGTTTTGCCCTGGTCATGAATGGAGTCAGCTACTGGTTTTCGGATAAAATCGTTCTGAAAATGTATCGTGCTCAACCGGTCACCGAGGCCGACGCGCCGCAGCTTTATAATATCGTGGCCGATCTGGCGATGCGCGCGAAGATGCCGATGCCGAAGGTCTACCTCATCGACAATCCGACCCCGAATGCTTTTGCGACCGGCCGCAACCCAAGCCATGCCGCGGTGGCGGTGACCACCGGGATCATGCGGATTCTGAATCGGGAAGAGTTAACCGGTGTCTTGGCGCATGAGCTTTCCCACGTTCGGCATCGCGATATTCTTATCTCCACCGTGGCCGCGACAGTAGCCGGGGCCATCTCCATGATCGCCAACATGGCGCAGTGGGCGATGATCTTCGGCGGTTTCGGCGGCCGGTCGGATGATCGCGAAGGGGGGATGAGCGGATTGGGGGCGATCGTCATGATTATCTTGGCGCCGATCGCGGCGATGATGATCCAAATGGCGGTCTCCCGTTCCAGGGAGTTCGAAGCCGATGCCGGGGGCGCGAAGCTTTGCGGCAATCCGCTTTGGCTGGCCGAGGCGTTGCGGAAGTTGCACATCGGTGTTCAGCGGGTTCCGATGGATGCCAACCCGGCGACCGCGCACATGTTCATCGTCAGCCCCTTGCGAGGGGGCGGGATGATGTCGCTTTTCTCGACCCATCCTCCGATGGAGGAGCGGATTGCTCGGCTGGAAGCCATGGTCTACGGCCGACGATAA